The Streptomyces sp. Je 1-332 genome has a window encoding:
- a CDS encoding histidine kinase has protein sequence MRTLAAALPALFGRRTRRRWIHLILGGALAMPYVFVGSVVVGPLLGEDNVFGSPTSQLTAFAVGLPLAAITALFPLTRPMSVAAVRALCDVPGDTLADGPARSRQARGRTVAWFTLHLGFGGVISGMSLALPPFAAVLIALPFAAALRDSRIGMPEVFGEGWMLALAPVIGVLSLVALAGCAAAAGGLLARWAPELLGPSPADRLAAAEQRAADLAVRNRLARELHDSVGHALSAVTLQASAARRVLDRDPEFVREALAAIEETTRRTVSELDAVLGVLREGGGQASPTAPAPTLSADLDGLLKRTRAGGLRVRATVELGPEGPDALPPMVSREAYRIVQESLSNALRHAGPDAPVTLRIALDGTDLEIVAENPLPDGAPASRPGGGHGLRGITDRARLLGGTAEAGPVNGGWRLDVRLPLKGPA, from the coding sequence GTGAGGACGCTCGCGGCAGCCCTCCCGGCCCTGTTCGGACGGCGGACGCGGCGCCGCTGGATCCATCTGATCCTGGGCGGCGCGCTCGCCATGCCGTACGTCTTCGTGGGCTCCGTCGTGGTCGGGCCGCTGCTCGGCGAGGACAACGTGTTCGGCTCACCCACCTCCCAACTCACCGCGTTCGCGGTGGGGTTGCCGCTGGCCGCGATCACCGCGCTCTTCCCGCTCACCCGACCCATGTCGGTGGCCGCCGTACGCGCGTTGTGCGACGTACCGGGCGACACGCTGGCCGACGGGCCCGCGCGGTCCCGGCAGGCGCGCGGCCGCACCGTCGCCTGGTTCACGCTGCACCTCGGGTTCGGCGGGGTCATCAGCGGCATGTCCCTCGCCCTGCCGCCGTTCGCGGCGGTCCTGATCGCGCTGCCGTTCGCCGCGGCACTGCGCGACAGCCGGATCGGGATGCCCGAAGTCTTCGGCGAAGGCTGGATGCTGGCGCTCGCCCCGGTCATCGGGGTCCTCTCCCTCGTGGCGCTCGCGGGGTGCGCCGCCGCGGCCGGGGGCCTGCTCGCGCGCTGGGCACCCGAACTCCTCGGGCCCTCGCCCGCCGACCGGCTCGCGGCGGCCGAGCAGCGCGCGGCGGACCTCGCCGTACGCAACCGGCTCGCGAGGGAGCTGCACGACTCGGTGGGCCACGCCCTGAGCGCGGTCACGCTCCAGGCGAGCGCCGCCCGCAGGGTCCTCGACCGCGACCCGGAGTTCGTCCGTGAAGCGCTGGCCGCGATCGAGGAGACGACCCGGCGGACGGTGAGTGAACTCGACGCGGTGCTCGGCGTGTTGAGGGAGGGCGGCGGTCAGGCGAGCCCGACGGCTCCCGCCCCCACCCTCTCCGCCGATCTCGACGGGCTCCTCAAGCGCACCCGGGCCGGCGGCCTGCGGGTGCGGGCCACGGTCGAGCTCGGCCCCGAAGGACCGGACGCCCTGCCCCCGATGGTCTCCCGCGAGGCCTACCGCATCGTCCAGGAGAGCCTGAGCAACGCGCTGCGGCACGCGGGCCCCGACGCCCCGGTGACGCTGAGGATCGCCCTGGACGGCACCGACCTGGAGATCGTCGCCGAGAACCCGCTGCCCGACGGCGCCCCCGCCTCCCGCCCCGGCGGTGGCCACGGCCTTCGCGGCATCACCGACCGCGCCAGGCTCCTTGGCGGCACCGCCGAGGCGGGTCCGGTGAACGGCGGCTGGCGACTGGACGTACGACTTCCCCTGAAGGGACCCGCATGA
- a CDS encoding IclR family transcriptional regulator: MSAGETGGAQVKSAVRTVELLEYFAGRPGMHSLAAVQEAVGYPKSSLYMLLRTLVELGWVETDATGTRYGIGVRALLVGTSYIDGDEVVAAARPTLDRLSDDTTETIHLARLDGTNVVYLATRQSQHYLRPFTRVGRRLPAHSTSLGKALLATHTDEQVRKMLPETLPALTEHTITDREKLIEELRTVREQGFAVDREENTLGLRCFGVAIPYRTPARDAISCSVPVARLTPAHEQMVKDALFDARDRLTLATRRL; the protein is encoded by the coding sequence ATGTCGGCTGGCGAGACTGGCGGGGCACAGGTCAAGTCCGCTGTGCGGACGGTTGAGTTGCTCGAGTATTTCGCGGGACGCCCCGGAATGCACTCTTTGGCCGCCGTCCAGGAAGCCGTCGGGTATCCCAAGTCCAGCCTGTACATGCTCCTTCGTACGCTGGTGGAGCTCGGCTGGGTCGAGACGGACGCGACGGGCACGCGGTACGGGATCGGGGTACGGGCGCTCCTCGTCGGCACCTCGTACATCGACGGTGACGAGGTGGTGGCGGCGGCGCGTCCCACGCTCGACCGCCTCTCGGACGACACCACGGAGACGATCCACCTGGCACGGCTCGACGGCACGAACGTCGTGTACCTCGCCACGCGCCAGTCGCAGCACTACCTGCGGCCCTTCACGCGGGTGGGCCGCCGCCTCCCCGCGCACTCGACGTCGCTGGGCAAGGCGCTCCTCGCCACCCACACCGACGAGCAGGTCCGCAAGATGCTCCCCGAGACGCTGCCCGCGCTGACCGAGCACACGATCACCGACCGCGAGAAGCTGATCGAGGAGCTGCGCACGGTCCGCGAGCAGGGCTTCGCCGTCGACCGCGAGGAGAACACGCTCGGCCTGCGCTGCTTCGGCGTCGCGATCCCGTACCGCACGCCCGCGCGGGACGCGATCAGCTGCTCCGTGCCGGTTGCGCGGCTGACGCCGGCGCACGAACAGATGGTGAAGGACGCGCTGTTCGACGCGCGGGACCGGCTGACACTGGCGACTCGTAGGCTCTGA
- a CDS encoding MFS transporter, which produces MTPAAPAATSTITRVLRNRDARLCLGAVVVSGFGSSAMWLVAGVWVKDLTGSDGLAALCTFALWAPTLVGPLLGTFADRTRRKPLLIGVNLALGALLTSLLFVDSPDTLWILYAVLFLYGACGAITDAAEAALVTSAVGRDLTGDFNGLRMSANEGMKLIAPLAGAGLFAAYGGARVALLDAATFVLAAGMFTLLRVREDAPARTTKSWCGRTAEGARYLWGSRQLRPLIRAGGLTMLTSGISGAAVYAVVEGLGHSPAYTGVLYVVQGAGSVAVGVASGALLQRFGGRRFGGAGIALTAIAAALHALPYDGTALAGSLANGLGLPCVLIAGMTAVQRETPQALLGRAAATANTLMFTPTALGIALGAALIETVDYRVLLPVLAGARLLIAMPLLKAPPVAATSRRPSA; this is translated from the coding sequence ATGACACCTGCCGCACCTGCCGCGACATCCACGATCACGCGCGTCCTGCGCAACCGCGACGCGCGTCTCTGCCTGGGGGCGGTGGTGGTCTCCGGCTTCGGGAGCTCCGCGATGTGGCTGGTCGCCGGGGTCTGGGTCAAGGATCTGACCGGCTCGGACGGCCTGGCGGCCCTGTGCACCTTCGCGCTCTGGGCCCCGACCCTGGTCGGCCCCCTCCTGGGGACGTTCGCCGACCGCACCCGCCGCAAACCCCTGCTCATCGGCGTGAACCTGGCCCTGGGCGCCCTGCTGACCTCCCTCCTGTTCGTCGACTCCCCGGACACACTGTGGATCCTCTACGCCGTGCTCTTCCTGTACGGGGCATGCGGCGCCATCACTGACGCGGCGGAGGCGGCGCTGGTGACGTCGGCGGTCGGCAGGGACCTGACGGGGGACTTCAACGGTCTGCGGATGTCGGCTAACGAGGGCATGAAGCTGATCGCGCCGCTCGCCGGAGCAGGCCTCTTCGCCGCGTACGGAGGCGCCCGGGTGGCGCTCCTGGACGCCGCAACCTTCGTACTGGCGGCCGGAATGTTCACGCTGCTGCGGGTACGGGAGGACGCACCCGCACGCACCACGAAGAGCTGGTGCGGCCGAACAGCCGAAGGCGCCCGCTACTTGTGGGGCAGCCGGCAGCTGCGCCCCCTCATCCGCGCGGGCGGTCTGACCATGCTGACCTCGGGGATCAGCGGGGCCGCCGTCTACGCGGTCGTGGAGGGACTGGGCCACTCCCCCGCGTACACGGGCGTGCTGTACGTCGTGCAGGGAGCCGGCTCGGTCGCGGTCGGCGTCGCGTCGGGCGCGCTGCTGCAGCGCTTCGGGGGACGCCGCTTCGGCGGGGCGGGCATCGCGCTCACCGCCATCGCCGCGGCCCTGCACGCACTGCCGTACGACGGGACGGCCCTGGCGGGCAGCCTCGCCAACGGACTCGGGCTGCCCTGCGTGCTGATCGCGGGCATGACGGCGGTACAGCGCGAGACACCGCAGGCCCTCCTGGGCCGCGCCGCGGCGACCGCGAACACCTTGATGTTCACGCCGACCGCGCTGGGCATCGCCCTGGGCGCGGCCCTGATCGAGACAGTCGACTACCGCGTCCTGCTGCCGGTCCTCGCGGGGGCACGGCTGCTGATCGCCATGCCCCTGCTCAAGGCCCCACCGGTGGCGGCTACTTCACGTCGGCCCAGCGCTTGA
- a CDS encoding aldehyde dehydrogenase (NADP(+)): MAAAPVWSVDPRTGKQREQVAVEATVEEVDQAVRAALTAKDALADRAVRAAFLRSAAELLDGAKDHLVEAADAETALGPVRLTGELARTCYQLRAFADVVDEGGFLGVVIDHPDSSATPPIPDLRRYKIPLGVVAVYSASNFPFAFSVPGGDTASALAAGCPVVVKAHPDHPATSELVASTLRRAAALHGIPEGVVGLVHGFDAGVELVKHPLVSGAGFTGSIRGGRALFDAAAARPVPIPFHGELGSLNPVVVTEAAAVERAEEIGAGLAGSMTLGVGQFCVKPGLVFAPAGAGGDRFIKSLTEAVSDTEAGVLLDHRMRDNFVAGVRERGQLPDVDAPVTPGAGSEHTVSAGFLTVPAAKLATEGEHDLLLEECFGPVTVVARYEDDAEITAALTRLSGNLTATVQLSAEEAAGEGRGAALLAELTPLAGRVLVNGWPTGVAVAPAQHHGGPYPATTSTSTSVGGTAIERWLRPVAYQNTPAALLPPELRDENPLGLPRRYDGRLEH; the protein is encoded by the coding sequence GTGGCAGCAGCACCAGTCTGGAGTGTCGACCCCCGAACCGGGAAGCAGCGCGAACAGGTTGCGGTCGAAGCCACAGTCGAAGAGGTGGATCAGGCGGTACGTGCCGCGCTGACCGCCAAGGACGCCCTCGCCGACCGCGCCGTGCGCGCCGCCTTCCTGCGCTCCGCGGCCGAACTGCTCGACGGGGCGAAGGATCACCTGGTGGAGGCCGCGGACGCGGAGACCGCGCTCGGTCCCGTCCGGCTCACCGGTGAACTCGCCCGCACCTGCTACCAGTTGCGGGCCTTCGCGGACGTCGTCGACGAGGGCGGTTTCCTCGGCGTCGTCATCGACCACCCCGACAGCAGCGCCACGCCACCCATCCCGGACCTGCGGCGCTACAAGATCCCGCTGGGCGTCGTGGCCGTCTACTCCGCGTCCAACTTCCCGTTCGCCTTCTCCGTACCCGGCGGCGACACCGCGAGCGCGCTCGCCGCGGGCTGCCCCGTGGTCGTCAAGGCGCACCCGGACCACCCGGCCACCTCCGAGCTTGTGGCGTCGACGCTGCGCCGGGCCGCGGCCCTGCACGGCATCCCCGAGGGCGTCGTCGGCCTCGTGCACGGCTTCGACGCGGGCGTCGAGCTCGTCAAGCACCCGCTTGTGTCCGGCGCGGGCTTCACCGGCTCGATCCGCGGCGGCCGCGCCCTCTTCGACGCGGCGGCGGCCCGCCCCGTGCCGATTCCCTTCCACGGAGAGCTCGGCTCCCTCAACCCGGTCGTCGTGACCGAGGCGGCGGCGGTCGAGCGCGCGGAGGAGATCGGAGCGGGCCTCGCGGGTTCGATGACGCTCGGCGTCGGCCAGTTCTGCGTCAAGCCTGGCCTGGTCTTCGCTCCGGCGGGCGCGGGCGGCGACCGGTTCATCAAATCCCTGACCGAGGCGGTCAGCGACACCGAGGCGGGGGTGCTCCTCGACCACCGGATGCGGGACAACTTCGTGGCGGGCGTACGCGAGCGCGGTCAACTGCCGGACGTGGACGCGCCGGTGACGCCGGGTGCGGGCAGCGAGCACACGGTGAGCGCGGGCTTCCTGACGGTCCCCGCGGCGAAGCTCGCCACCGAGGGTGAGCACGACCTGCTCCTGGAGGAGTGCTTCGGCCCGGTGACGGTCGTCGCGCGCTACGAGGACGACGCGGAGATCACCGCCGCCCTCACCCGGCTCTCCGGCAACCTCACGGCCACGGTGCAGCTGTCCGCCGAGGAGGCTGCGGGCGAGGGGCGCGGGGCCGCGCTGCTCGCCGAACTGACGCCGCTGGCCGGGCGCGTGCTGGTCAACGGATGGCCGACCGGGGTCGCGGTGGCGCCCGCGCAGCACCACGGCGGGCCCTATCCCGCGACGACGTCCACCTCGACCTCCGTCGGTGGTACGGCGATCGAGCGCTGGCTGCGTCCCGTCGCCTACCAGAACACGCCCGCCGCGCTGCTGCCGCCCGAGCTGCGGGACGAGAACCCGCTGGGGCTCCCGCGCCGCTACGACGGGCGCCTGGAACACTGA
- a CDS encoding TIGR03086 family metal-binding protein, translating into MTETIDFAPQARLVAAVAEGVSDEQLAGPTPCPEYRVRHLLGHLVGLTAAFRDAARKDLGPHLDQDPGSAVPDLDPEWRAALPKLLDELAEAWRDPAAYEGMTRAGGVDLPGAVAGAVAMDELVVHGWDLARATGQAYAPDEASLRVAQGLLTPQEGDDSGNSLFGSVVPVPDEAPLLDRVIGLSGRDPGWAPPGA; encoded by the coding sequence ATGACGGAGACGATCGACTTCGCGCCGCAGGCCCGGCTGGTGGCGGCCGTCGCGGAAGGCGTGAGCGACGAGCAGCTCGCGGGGCCCACGCCCTGTCCGGAGTACCGGGTGCGTCATCTCCTCGGTCATCTGGTCGGTCTGACCGCCGCGTTCCGGGACGCCGCGCGCAAGGACCTCGGGCCCCACCTCGACCAGGACCCGGGCAGCGCCGTGCCGGACCTCGACCCCGAGTGGCGTGCCGCCCTGCCGAAGCTGCTCGACGAGCTCGCGGAGGCGTGGCGCGACCCGGCCGCGTACGAGGGCATGACCCGGGCGGGCGGTGTCGATCTGCCGGGCGCCGTCGCCGGGGCCGTGGCCATGGACGAACTCGTGGTGCACGGATGGGACTTGGCGCGGGCGACGGGCCAGGCGTACGCACCCGACGAGGCGAGCCTGCGCGTGGCGCAGGGGCTGCTCACGCCCCAGGAGGGCGACGACTCCGGGAACAGCCTCTTCGGGTCCGTGGTGCCGGTGCCGGACGAGGCCCCGCTCCTCGACCGGGTGATCGGTCTCAGCGGGCGGGACCCGGGGTGGGCGCCGCCCGGGGCTTAG
- a CDS encoding response regulator transcription factor, giving the protein MTETAAPSIRIVLADDERMVRTALRVILSAEPDLEVVGEAASGAEAVSVVREAQPDVVLMDVRMPEIDGIRATEQILRTQADPPRIVVVTTFENDSYVYEALRAGASGFLLKRADADSLVQAVRLVARSDSLLFPAAVRALAAEHARAKPAPPAWVARLTGRESEVLRLMAAGLTNAEIAGRMGVGPATVKTHVASVLAKTGTRDRTQAVIAAYEAGFMNAD; this is encoded by the coding sequence ATGACCGAGACGGCAGCCCCCTCGATCCGCATCGTGCTCGCCGACGACGAACGCATGGTCCGCACCGCCCTGCGCGTGATCCTCTCCGCCGAGCCCGACCTGGAGGTCGTCGGCGAGGCGGCGAGCGGCGCGGAGGCGGTGTCCGTCGTGCGCGAGGCGCAGCCCGACGTGGTGCTCATGGACGTACGGATGCCGGAGATCGACGGCATCCGGGCCACCGAGCAGATCCTGCGGACGCAGGCCGACCCGCCGCGGATCGTGGTCGTGACGACCTTCGAGAACGACTCCTACGTGTACGAGGCGCTGCGCGCGGGGGCCTCCGGGTTCCTGCTCAAGCGGGCCGACGCGGACTCACTCGTACAGGCGGTTCGGCTCGTGGCGCGCAGTGACTCGCTGCTCTTCCCCGCGGCGGTGCGCGCCCTGGCCGCCGAGCACGCGCGCGCGAAGCCCGCGCCGCCGGCCTGGGTGGCGAGGCTGACGGGGCGCGAGAGCGAGGTGCTGCGGCTGATGGCGGCGGGCCTGACGAACGCGGAGATCGCAGGCCGGATGGGGGTGGGTCCGGCGACGGTGAAGACGCACGTGGCGTCGGTGCTGGCCAAGACGGGGACGCGGGACCGCACGCAGGCGGTGATCGCGGCGTACGAGGCGGGTTTCATGAACGCCGACTGA
- a CDS encoding DUF1349 domain-containing protein, whose translation MDVNIPELPFPLRTYGPDGNWSYEDGVLTGWAGARQDRFVPPTGEALDPASDAPRLLGAPEGDFQLIARVTVGFAATFDAGVLYLHVGDREWAKLCLERSPDEATVCTVVTRGRSDDANAFVVDGSSVWLRISRTGSAFAFHASLDGKHWTFVRIFSLGEEKAAGAALVGFMAQSPVGEGCVVTYEGIEFRPNWPRGLRDGS comes from the coding sequence ATGGACGTCAACATCCCCGAACTGCCCTTTCCCTTGCGCACGTACGGCCCCGACGGCAACTGGTCGTACGAGGACGGGGTGCTCACCGGCTGGGCGGGCGCCCGGCAGGACCGCTTCGTGCCGCCGACGGGCGAGGCGCTCGACCCCGCGTCGGACGCGCCTCGCCTCCTCGGGGCGCCCGAGGGGGACTTCCAGCTGATCGCGCGGGTGACGGTCGGTTTCGCGGCGACGTTCGACGCGGGCGTCCTGTACCTGCACGTGGGCGACCGGGAGTGGGCCAAGCTCTGCCTGGAGCGGTCGCCGGACGAGGCGACGGTCTGCACGGTCGTCACCCGCGGCCGCTCCGACGACGCGAACGCGTTCGTGGTGGACGGCAGCAGCGTCTGGCTCCGGATCAGCCGCACGGGCTCGGCGTTCGCCTTCCACGCCTCCCTGGACGGGAAGCACTGGACGTTCGTCCGGATCTTCTCCCTGGGCGAGGAGAAGGCGGCGGGTGCGGCTCTGGTGGGGTTCATGGCGCAGTCGCCCGTGGGGGAGGGGTGTGTGGTGACGTACGAGGGGATCGAGTTCCGCCCGAACTGGCCCCGGGGCCTCAGGGACGGCTCCTAG
- a CDS encoding HAD family acid phosphatase: protein MRKSLRTAGIATACAVAGAALYGTGAATADNAPARHTAEPQNIGVLVGEIDDYYGAYQDADGVWRSSPKSPYAKDLARVQAKARKDIRKAAAHVGGHGKKPAIVLDVDDTALLSFDYEKTTNYTYDNATWDAYVKAAERPAVFGMPELVKYAKSKGVEVFFLTGLSESQRAGAVTNLARAGYDTQLDTTHVFTKNKTAPPAYLSGCATPAKWECTTVQFKEGTRKHIESQGYNIVGSFGDQVSDLAGGYADKTYKLPNPTYFVE, encoded by the coding sequence ATGCGCAAGTCCCTACGAACGGCGGGCATCGCCACCGCCTGCGCCGTCGCCGGCGCCGCGCTGTACGGCACCGGCGCCGCCACCGCCGACAACGCACCGGCGCGGCACACCGCCGAGCCGCAGAACATCGGCGTGCTCGTCGGCGAGATCGACGACTACTACGGCGCGTACCAGGACGCCGACGGCGTCTGGCGCTCCTCGCCCAAGAGCCCGTACGCCAAGGATCTGGCGCGCGTCCAGGCCAAGGCGAGGAAGGACATCCGAAAGGCCGCTGCGCACGTCGGCGGCCACGGCAAGAAGCCCGCGATCGTCCTCGACGTGGACGACACCGCGCTGCTCAGCTTCGACTACGAGAAGACCACCAACTACACGTACGACAACGCCACATGGGACGCGTACGTGAAGGCGGCCGAGCGCCCCGCCGTCTTCGGCATGCCCGAACTCGTCAAGTACGCCAAGAGCAAGGGCGTCGAGGTCTTCTTCCTGACCGGCCTGAGCGAGTCGCAGCGCGCGGGCGCCGTCACGAACCTCGCCAGGGCCGGGTACGACACGCAGCTGGACACCACGCACGTCTTCACCAAGAACAAGACGGCCCCGCCCGCCTATCTCAGCGGCTGCGCCACGCCCGCCAAGTGGGAGTGCACCACGGTGCAGTTCAAGGAGGGCACCCGCAAGCACATCGAGTCGCAGGGCTACAACATCGTCGGCAGCTTCGGTGACCAGGTCTCCGACCTCGCGGGCGGGTACGCGGACAAGACGTACAAGCTGCCGAATCCGACGTACTTCGTGGAGTAG
- a CDS encoding penicillin-binding transpeptidase domain-containing protein, whose product MNKTIRNASVFTLLLVLALLVRATWVQFYDSKALADDKLNRRNAIEQYANPLGDIIVGGDAVTGSERTKGGDLKYKRTYKDGDLYSSVTGYSSQVYGATQLEGIYKDVLDGTDTRLKNPLDTLTNKRADPGDVITTIDPAVQKAAYKSLGDKKGAAVAVDPKTGKILGLVSTPSYDPSDISGSTDSKEWQALLKDEEKPMVNRALRQPLPPGSTFKLVVAAAALEDGLYGSADTGTDSPNPYTLPGTRTVLKNESASAPCEDASIRTALQYSCNNVFAKLAVDLGQDKVKAMAEKMGFNTDKLDVPVRASESVYPSDMDKAQTALTGIGQFDVTATPLQMSMVTGAIANGGELVSPHMVSQITDSNGDVLDSFDDADSERVMSEDTASQLQSAMETVVEKGTGTNARISGADVGGKTGTAQHGENNSKTPYAWFTSYAKGSDGKEVAVAVIVESSDAARSEVSGNGLAAPIAKSMMSAALKR is encoded by the coding sequence ATGAACAAGACGATCAGGAACGCCTCGGTCTTCACGCTGCTGCTCGTGCTCGCCCTCCTGGTGCGGGCGACGTGGGTGCAGTTCTACGACTCGAAGGCGCTCGCGGACGACAAGCTGAACCGGCGCAACGCGATCGAGCAGTACGCGAACCCGCTGGGCGACATCATCGTGGGCGGTGACGCGGTCACCGGCTCCGAGCGGACGAAGGGCGGCGACCTCAAGTACAAGCGCACCTACAAGGACGGTGACCTGTACTCGTCCGTCACGGGCTACAGCTCGCAGGTGTACGGGGCCACGCAGCTCGAGGGCATCTACAAGGACGTCCTCGACGGCACCGACACGCGGCTGAAGAACCCGCTGGACACGCTCACCAACAAGCGCGCCGACCCGGGTGACGTGATCACGACGATCGACCCCGCGGTGCAGAAGGCGGCGTACAAGTCGCTCGGCGACAAGAAGGGCGCGGCCGTCGCCGTCGACCCGAAGACGGGCAAGATCCTCGGCCTGGTCTCGACGCCCTCGTACGACCCCTCGGACATCAGCGGTTCCACGGACTCCAAGGAGTGGCAGGCGCTCCTGAAGGACGAGGAGAAGCCGATGGTCAACCGCGCGCTGCGGCAGCCGCTTCCGCCCGGTTCGACGTTCAAGCTGGTCGTCGCGGCGGCGGCCCTGGAGGACGGGCTCTACGGCTCGGCGGACACCGGGACCGACAGCCCGAACCCGTACACGCTGCCCGGCACGCGGACGGTCCTGAAGAACGAGAGCGCGAGCGCGCCCTGCGAGGACGCCTCGATCCGTACGGCGCTCCAGTACTCGTGCAACAACGTCTTCGCGAAGCTGGCGGTCGACCTGGGCCAGGACAAGGTCAAGGCGATGGCCGAGAAGATGGGCTTCAACACGGACAAGCTGGACGTGCCGGTGCGCGCGTCCGAGAGCGTCTACCCCTCCGACATGGACAAGGCCCAGACGGCGCTGACCGGCATCGGCCAGTTCGACGTGACGGCGACGCCGTTGCAGATGTCCATGGTCACAGGCGCGATCGCCAACGGCGGCGAGCTGGTCTCGCCGCACATGGTGTCCCAGATCACCGACTCGAACGGCGATGTGCTCGACTCGTTCGACGACGCGGACTCCGAGCGTGTGATGAGCGAGGACACGGCGAGCCAGCTGCAGTCCGCGATGGAGACGGTCGTCGAGAAGGGCACCGGCACGAACGCGCGGATCAGCGGCGCGGACGTGGGCGGCAAGACGGGCACGGCCCAGCACGGCGAGAACAACAGCAAGACGCCGTACGCCTGGTTCACGTCGTACGCCAAGGGCAGCGACGGCAAGGAGGTCGCGGTCGCCGTCATCGTCGAGTCGTCGGACGCGGCGAGGTCGGAGGTCAGCGGCAACGGCCTGGCGGCGCCGATCGCGAAGTCGATGATGTCGGCTGCGCTGAAGCGCTAG
- a CDS encoding GNAT family N-acetyltransferase yields the protein MDVSLRAVHDSDLPVFYRQMNDPESNHVAAFTSPKTSDWTLFEAHWKGLRESDDVVARTVLADGDVVGSAAVYGEPGEREVTYWIDRYYWGRGLATAALRALLAEVPERPLYARAAADNAGSLRVLEKCGFRVTAAARGFAHARGEEIDEAVLVLA from the coding sequence ATGGATGTCAGTCTGCGAGCGGTGCACGACAGTGATCTCCCGGTCTTCTACCGGCAGATGAACGATCCCGAGTCGAACCACGTGGCCGCGTTCACCTCTCCGAAGACGTCCGACTGGACGCTCTTCGAGGCCCACTGGAAGGGCCTTCGGGAGTCGGACGACGTCGTCGCCCGCACGGTCCTCGCGGACGGCGACGTGGTGGGCAGCGCGGCGGTGTACGGGGAGCCGGGCGAGCGGGAGGTCACGTACTGGATCGACCGCTATTACTGGGGCCGGGGGCTGGCCACGGCCGCCCTGCGGGCCCTCCTCGCGGAGGTGCCGGAGCGCCCGCTGTACGCGCGGGCGGCAGCGGACAACGCGGGGTCCCTGCGGGTGCTGGAGAAGTGCGGCTTTCGGGTGACCGCCGCCGCGCGGGGCTTCGCGCATGCGCGGGGCGAGGAGATCGACGAGGCGGTGTTGGTGCTGGCGTAG